A DNA window from Oscillatoria sp. FACHB-1406 contains the following coding sequences:
- a CDS encoding phosphoribulokinase, with amino-acid sequence MVSQSDRVVLIGVAGDSGCGKSTFLRRLTDLFGDEFMTVICLDDYHSLDRKGRKAAGVTALDPKANNFDLMYEQIKALKEGKAIDKPIYNHETGEIDPPERIDPNKVIVVEGLHPLFDERVRSLLDFSVYLDISDEVKINWKIQRDMAERGHTYEDVLASINARRPDFSAYIEPQKQYADVVIQIVPTQLIEDKESRYLRVRLIQQEGKPHFRPVYLFDEGSTIDWRPCGRKLTCSYPGIKLYYGPDSYMGNEVSILEVDGEFDNLEEMIYIESHLSNTATKHYGEMTELLLAHKDYPGSNNGSGLFQVLVGLKMREAYQNLTASSVEEKVVAAV; translated from the coding sequence ATGGTATCTCAATCGGATCGCGTGGTTCTCATTGGAGTCGCTGGTGACTCTGGATGCGGTAAATCCACCTTTTTGCGCCGCTTGACGGATTTATTTGGTGACGAATTTATGACGGTGATTTGTCTGGACGACTATCACAGTCTCGATCGCAAGGGAAGAAAAGCGGCGGGGGTGACTGCACTCGACCCCAAGGCTAATAACTTCGACTTGATGTACGAACAGATTAAGGCGCTTAAAGAAGGCAAAGCGATCGATAAACCCATCTACAATCATGAAACCGGAGAGATCGACCCGCCGGAGCGGATCGATCCCAATAAAGTGATCGTGGTTGAAGGGCTTCATCCTTTGTTTGACGAGCGCGTGCGCAGTCTGCTCGATTTCAGCGTTTACCTCGACATTAGCGATGAGGTCAAAATCAACTGGAAAATTCAGCGCGATATGGCCGAGCGCGGTCATACCTACGAGGACGTATTGGCTTCGATTAATGCCAGACGACCGGATTTCAGCGCCTATATCGAACCGCAGAAGCAGTATGCAGATGTCGTCATTCAAATCGTGCCAACGCAGTTGATTGAAGACAAGGAAAGCAGGTATCTGCGGGTTCGCCTGATCCAACAAGAAGGCAAACCCCATTTCCGCCCCGTTTATCTCTTCGACGAAGGTTCGACCATCGATTGGAGACCGTGCGGTCGTAAGTTGACTTGTTCTTATCCCGGCATTAAGCTCTACTACGGCCCGGATAGCTACATGGGCAACGAAGTTTCGATTCTCGAAGTGGATGGCGAGTTTGATAACCTCGAAGAGATGATTTACATCGAAAGTCATCTGAGCAATACGGCGACGAAACATTACGGCGAAATGACCGAGTTGTTGCTCGCGCATAAGGATTACCCGGGTTCCAACAATGGCTCGGGCTTGTTCCAAGTTTTGGTCGGTCTCAAAATGCGAGAAGCGTATCAAAACCTGACGGCGAGCAGTGTGGAAGAAAAGGTCGTAGCAGCGGTTTAA
- the petH gene encoding ferredoxin--NADP reductase yields MYSSSAAGTYPGNTTFSSRLFVYEVEGLSQNEQTDRAGYPIRQSGTIQLLVPYGRMNQEMRRITRLGGKIVSIKPFDADYKPQARPAKPAPKSEPMTQAKAKSEAKSEDIPVNLYKPKNPYMGKCLENYELVAQGGQGTVRHLTFDLSQGNLRYLEGQSIGIVPPGQDDKGKPHKLRLYSIASTRHGDRVDDETVSLCVRQLEYKHPETGETVYGVCSTYLCNLEVGADVAITGPVGKEMLLPHDEDATIIMLATGTGIAPFRAFLWRMFKEQNEGYKFKGLAWLIFGVPYTANILYKEELEKMAAEFPDNFRLTYAISREQNAADGGKMYVQSRVSENADELFEMLQKPKTHVYMCGLKGMEPPIGETFTNEASKRGMNWDEFRKQLKKEERWHVEVY; encoded by the coding sequence ATGTATAGTTCTAGCGCGGCTGGTACTTATCCCGGTAATACAACCTTTAGCAGCCGATTGTTCGTCTACGAAGTGGAAGGTCTGAGTCAGAACGAACAAACCGATCGAGCAGGCTACCCCATTCGTCAGAGTGGTACGATTCAATTGCTCGTTCCCTATGGACGCATGAATCAGGAAATGCGGCGAATTACCCGCTTGGGAGGCAAAATTGTCAGCATCAAGCCGTTTGATGCGGATTATAAACCTCAAGCGCGGCCGGCGAAGCCCGCACCCAAGAGCGAACCTATGACTCAAGCCAAGGCCAAATCAGAAGCTAAATCCGAAGATATTCCGGTTAATCTTTATAAGCCCAAAAACCCTTACATGGGCAAGTGTCTGGAGAATTACGAGCTAGTTGCCCAAGGGGGACAGGGAACAGTCCGCCATTTAACATTTGACCTCTCTCAAGGCAACCTGCGTTATCTGGAAGGTCAAAGTATCGGTATCGTTCCGCCGGGACAAGATGATAAGGGCAAACCTCATAAACTGAGATTGTACTCGATCGCTTCGACCCGTCACGGCGATCGCGTGGACGATGAAACCGTCTCCCTGTGCGTGCGCCAACTGGAGTACAAGCACCCGGAAACGGGCGAAACCGTCTACGGGGTTTGCTCGACTTATTTGTGCAACCTCGAAGTCGGTGCTGATGTCGCCATTACTGGACCTGTGGGTAAAGAGATGCTTCTCCCCCACGATGAAGATGCCACCATCATCATGCTGGCAACGGGAACGGGGATTGCGCCTTTCCGCGCCTTCCTCTGGCGGATGTTTAAAGAACAGAACGAAGGTTACAAGTTCAAAGGTTTAGCTTGGTTGATCTTCGGGGTTCCTTACACGGCCAATATTCTCTATAAAGAAGAACTCGAGAAAATGGCGGCGGAATTCCCCGATAACTTCCGCCTCACCTATGCTATCAGTCGCGAACAAAATGCAGCCGATGGCGGCAAAATGTACGTTCAGAGTCGCGTCAGCGAAAACGCCGACGAACTGTTCGAGATGCTGCAAAAACCGAAGACGCACGTTTATATGTGCGGTTTGAAGGGAATGGAACCGCCGATTGGCGAAACTTTCACGAATGAAGCGTCGAAGCGCGGTATGAATTGGGATGAGTTCCGCAAGCAACTGAAGAAGGAAGAACGCTGGCACGTTGAAGTTTACTAA